The Lepeophtheirus salmonis chromosome 1, UVic_Lsal_1.4, whole genome shotgun sequence genome has a segment encoding these proteins:
- the DCTN5-p25 gene encoding dynactin subunit 5 isoform X2, which translates to MELPDILYKKDAYIETASGNRVSRKSVLCGSQNIILNGKTIVQSDAIVRGDLAHVRVGRHCIISSKSVIRPPFKKFSKGVAFFPLQIGDHVFVGEGSVINSAFINSYVYIGKNVVIGRRSILKSCCMIEDNTILPPETVVPSFTRYSGSPGKRIGELPECTQDIMIDYTKSYYSHFTGVDELPVVSTFNAS; encoded by the exons gcATCGGGTAACCGAGTGAGTCGGAAGTCAGTTCTTTGCGGTTCTCAAAATATCATATTGAACGGAAAAACTATCGTTCAATCTGACGCTATCGTTAGAGGGGATTTGGCTCACGTTAGGGTTGGAAGACACTGTATTATTAGTTCCAAGTCGGTTATACGTCctccattcaaaaaatttagtaaagg AGTCGCGttttttcctcttcaaataGGCGACCACGTTTTTGTTGGAGAAGGATCTGTTATTAACTCTGCgtttatcaattcatatgtataCATTGGGAAAAATGTCGTAATT GGTCGTCGttctattttgaaaagttgTTGTATGATTGAAGATAATACGATTCTTCCACCTGAGACGGTGGTTCCTTCTTTTACTCGCTATTCGGGATCCCCTGGAAAACGAATTGGTGAACTCCCTGAGTGTACTCAGGATATCATGATAGATTACACAAAGAGCTATTATTCCCATTTTACTGGTGTTGATGAATTACCCGTTGTTTCTACTTTTAATGCCTCTTAA